A region from the Lemur catta isolate mLemCat1 chromosome 7, mLemCat1.pri, whole genome shotgun sequence genome encodes:
- the NUCB2 gene encoding nucleobindin-2 isoform X1 yields MRWRTVLLQYCILLVTCLLTALQAVPIDIDKTKVQNIHPVESAKIEPPDTGLYYDEYLRQVIDVLETDQHFREKLQKADVEEIKSGKLSKELDLVSHHVRTKLDELKRQEVGRLRMLIKAKLDSFQDIGMDHQALLKQFDHLNHLNPDKFESTDLDMLIKAATSDLEDYDKTRHEEFKKYEMMKEHERREYLKTLNEEKRKEEESKFEEMKKKHENHPKVNHPGSKDQLKEVWEETDGLDPDDFDPKTFFKLHDVNSDGFLDEQELEALFTKELEKVYDPKNEEDDMVEMEEERLRMREHVMSEVDINKDRLVTLEEFLKATEKKEFLEPDSWETLDQQQFFTEEELKEYENVIALQESELKKRADELQKQKEELQRQHDQLEAQKLEYHQVIQQMEQKKLQGIPPSGPNGELKFEPHI; encoded by the exons ATGAGGTGGAGGACCGTCCTACTACAATATTGTATTCTCTTGGTTACATGCCTACTTACTGCTCTTCAAGCTGTGCCTATAGACATAGACAAgacaaaagtacaaaatattcACCCTGTGGAAAGCGCAAAGATAGAACCACCA GATACTGGACTTTATTATGATGAATATCTCAGGCAAGTGATTGATGTGCTGGAAACAGACCAACATTTCAGAGAAAAGCTCCAGAAAGCAGACGTAGAGGAAATAAAG AGTGGGAAGCTGAGCAAAGAGCTGGACTTAGTAAGTCATCATGTGAGGACAAAACTTGATGAACTGAAAAGACAAGAAGTAGGAAGGTTGCGGATGTTAATTAAAGCTAAACTGGATTCCTTTCAAG atataGGCATGGACCACCAAGCTCTTCTTAAACAATTTGATCACCTAAACCACCTGAACCCTGACAAGTTTGAATCCACAGATTTAGATATGCTAATCAAAGCG GCGACAAGTGATCTGGAAGACTATGATAAGACTCGccatgaagaatttaaaaaatatgaaatgatgaaggaacatgaaaggagagaatatttaaaaacactgaatgaagaaaagagaaaagaagaagaatctaaatttgaagaaatgaagaaaaaacatgaaaatcacCCCAAAGTTAATCATCCA GGAAGCAAAGATCAACTAAAAGAGGTATGGGAAGAGACTGATGGATTGGATCCTGATGACTTTGACCCcaagacatttttcaaattacATG ATGTCAATAGTGATGGATTCCTGGATGAACAAGAATTAGAAGCCCTATTTACTAAAGAG ttggaGAAAGTATATGACCCCAAAAATGAAGAGGATGATATGgtagaaatggaagaagaaaggcTTAGAATGAGGGAACATGTAATGAGTgag gTTGATATTAACAAAGACCGATTGGTGACTCTGGAAGAGTTTTTgaaagctacagaaaaaaaagaattcttggaGCCAGATAGCTGGGAG ACATTGGATCAGCAGCAGTTCTTCACAGAGGAAGAGctaaaagaatatgaaaatgttaTTGCTTTACAAGAAAGTGAACTTAAGAAGAGGGCAGATGAgcttcagaaacaaaaagaagagctACAACGTCAGCATGACCAACTTGAGGCTCAGAAACTGGAATATCATCAG GTCATACAGCAGatggaacaaaaaaaattacaaggaatTCCTCCATCAGGGCCAAATGGAGAACTGAAGTTCGAGCCAC ACATTTGA
- the NUCB2 gene encoding nucleobindin-2 isoform X2, with amino-acid sequence MRWRTVLLQYCILLVTCLLTALQAVPIDIDKTKVQNIHPVESAKIEPPDTGLYYDEYLRQVIDVLETDQHFREKLQKADVEEIKSGKLSKELDLVSHHVRTKLDELKRQEVGRLRMLIKAKLDSFQDIGMDHQALLKQFDHLNHLNPDKFESTDLDMLIKAATSDLEDYDKTRHEEFKKYEMMKEHERREYLKTLNEEKRKEEESKFEEMKKKHENHPKVNHPGSKDQLKEVWEETDGLDPDDFDPKTFFKLHDVNSDGFLDEQELEALFTKELEKVYDPKNEEDDMVEMEEERLRMREHVMSEVDINKDRLVTLEEFLKATEKKEFLEPDSWETLDQQQFFTEEELKEYENVIALQESELKKRADELQKQKEELQRQHDQLEAQKLEYHQVIQQMEQKKLQGIPPSGPNGELKFEPRM; translated from the exons ATGAGGTGGAGGACCGTCCTACTACAATATTGTATTCTCTTGGTTACATGCCTACTTACTGCTCTTCAAGCTGTGCCTATAGACATAGACAAgacaaaagtacaaaatattcACCCTGTGGAAAGCGCAAAGATAGAACCACCA GATACTGGACTTTATTATGATGAATATCTCAGGCAAGTGATTGATGTGCTGGAAACAGACCAACATTTCAGAGAAAAGCTCCAGAAAGCAGACGTAGAGGAAATAAAG AGTGGGAAGCTGAGCAAAGAGCTGGACTTAGTAAGTCATCATGTGAGGACAAAACTTGATGAACTGAAAAGACAAGAAGTAGGAAGGTTGCGGATGTTAATTAAAGCTAAACTGGATTCCTTTCAAG atataGGCATGGACCACCAAGCTCTTCTTAAACAATTTGATCACCTAAACCACCTGAACCCTGACAAGTTTGAATCCACAGATTTAGATATGCTAATCAAAGCG GCGACAAGTGATCTGGAAGACTATGATAAGACTCGccatgaagaatttaaaaaatatgaaatgatgaaggaacatgaaaggagagaatatttaaaaacactgaatgaagaaaagagaaaagaagaagaatctaaatttgaagaaatgaagaaaaaacatgaaaatcacCCCAAAGTTAATCATCCA GGAAGCAAAGATCAACTAAAAGAGGTATGGGAAGAGACTGATGGATTGGATCCTGATGACTTTGACCCcaagacatttttcaaattacATG ATGTCAATAGTGATGGATTCCTGGATGAACAAGAATTAGAAGCCCTATTTACTAAAGAG ttggaGAAAGTATATGACCCCAAAAATGAAGAGGATGATATGgtagaaatggaagaagaaaggcTTAGAATGAGGGAACATGTAATGAGTgag gTTGATATTAACAAAGACCGATTGGTGACTCTGGAAGAGTTTTTgaaagctacagaaaaaaaagaattcttggaGCCAGATAGCTGGGAG ACATTGGATCAGCAGCAGTTCTTCACAGAGGAAGAGctaaaagaatatgaaaatgttaTTGCTTTACAAGAAAGTGAACTTAAGAAGAGGGCAGATGAgcttcagaaacaaaaagaagagctACAACGTCAGCATGACCAACTTGAGGCTCAGAAACTGGAATATCATCAG GTCATACAGCAGatggaacaaaaaaaattacaaggaatTCCTCCATCAGGGCCAAATGGAGAACTGAAGTTCGAGCCACGtatgtaa
- the NCR3LG1 gene encoding natural cytotoxicity triggering receptor 3 ligand 1 isoform X2, producing MAGRSAASASWDFWLLLLVLGRRLTTADFLEVEMAGRTQIVSLNDNVTIFCKIPGSPHLNIKIMGITWFRKSQMSEKEVKLFEFFGDHQVAFRPGAIVSPWRLEKGDASLQLPEVQVGEAGEYRCEVVVTPQKAQGRVWIEVVGTWSGASLCRRDVY from the exons ATGGCTGGGAGGTCCGCGGCCTCCGCGTCCTGGGACTTCTGGCTGCTGCTCCTGGTCCTGGGGCGCCGGCTGACGACGGCAG ATTTCCTGGAAGTGGAGATGGCGGGGAGAACCCAGATCGTGTCCCTGAATGACAATGTGACCATCTTCTGCAAGATCCCCGGTTCCCCACACCTGAACATCAAGATTATGGGTATTACCTGGTTTCGAAAGAGTCAGATGTCTGAAAAAGAGGTCAAGCTGTTTGAATTTTTTGGAGATCATCAAGTGGCATTCCGACCTGGAGCCATCGTGTCCCCATGGAGGCTGGAGAAGGGGGATGCCTCGCTGCAGCTGCCTGAGGTCCAGGTGGGGGAAGCAGGAGAGTACCGTTGTGAGGTGGTGGTCACTCCACAGAAGGCACAAGGAAGGGTCTGGATCGAAGTTGTGG